The Lentzea guizhouensis genome contains a region encoding:
- a CDS encoding DNA repair helicase XPB — MTDGPLIVQSDKTLLLEVDHPLADEARTAIAPFAELERAPEHVHTYRVTPLALWNARAAGHDAEQVVDALVRFSRYPVPQPLLVDVVDTMGRFGRLVLSNNPAHGLVLASTDRAVLEEVLRNKKIAPMFGARIDDDTVIVHPSERGRLKQLLLKVGWPAEDHAGYVDGEAHAIELAEDGWKLRDYQRLAAQAFWAGGSGVVVLPCGAGKTLVGAAAMAEAQATTLILVTNTVAGRQWKRELIARTSLTEEEIGEYSGERKEIRPVTIATYQVITRKSKGEYKHLELFDSRDWGLIVYDEVHLLPAPVFRMTADLQSRRRLGLTATLVREDGQEGDVFSLIGPKRYDVPWRDIEAQGWIAPAECTEVRVTLTDNERLLYATAEPEERYKLCSTARTKIPVVKRVLDQHPDEPALVIGAYLDQLDELGEELGAPVIKGSTKNKEREELFDKFRNGELRTLVVSKVANFSIDLPEASVAVQVSGTFGSRQEEAQRLGRLLRPKGDGRQAHFYSVVARDTLDTEYAAHRQRFLAEQGYAYKIVDADDLVG; from the coding sequence GTGACCGATGGCCCCCTGATCGTGCAGTCGGACAAGACGCTGCTCCTCGAGGTAGACCACCCGCTGGCCGATGAAGCGCGCACGGCCATCGCGCCGTTCGCGGAGTTGGAGCGGGCTCCTGAGCACGTGCACACCTATCGCGTGACGCCGCTGGCGTTGTGGAACGCCCGTGCGGCCGGGCACGACGCCGAGCAGGTGGTGGACGCTCTGGTGCGGTTCAGCCGGTACCCGGTGCCGCAACCGTTGCTGGTGGACGTGGTGGACACGATGGGGCGCTTCGGGCGGCTCGTCCTGAGCAACAACCCCGCGCACGGGCTGGTGCTGGCCTCCACCGACCGCGCGGTGCTGGAGGAGGTGCTGCGCAACAAGAAGATCGCGCCGATGTTCGGGGCGCGGATCGACGACGACACCGTGATCGTGCACCCGAGCGAGCGCGGGCGGCTCAAGCAGCTGCTGCTCAAGGTCGGGTGGCCGGCCGAGGACCACGCCGGGTACGTCGACGGCGAGGCGCACGCCATCGAGCTCGCCGAGGACGGGTGGAAGCTGCGGGACTACCAGCGGCTCGCGGCGCAGGCGTTCTGGGCGGGTGGCAGTGGCGTCGTGGTGCTGCCGTGTGGTGCGGGCAAGACGCTGGTCGGGGCGGCGGCGATGGCCGAGGCGCAGGCCACGACGTTGATCCTGGTCACCAACACCGTGGCGGGGCGGCAGTGGAAGCGGGAGCTCATCGCGCGCACGAGTCTCACCGAGGAGGAGATCGGCGAGTACTCCGGTGAACGCAAGGAGATCCGGCCGGTCACCATCGCGACCTACCAGGTGATCACGCGCAAGTCGAAGGGCGAGTACAAGCACCTGGAGCTGTTCGACTCCCGGGACTGGGGTCTCATCGTCTACGACGAGGTGCACCTGCTGCCGGCGCCGGTGTTCCGGATGACCGCGGACCTGCAGAGCCGCCGCCGGCTGGGGCTGACCGCGACGCTGGTCCGGGAGGACGGGCAGGAGGGTGACGTCTTCTCGCTCATCGGGCCGAAGCGGTACGACGTGCCGTGGCGCGACATCGAGGCGCAGGGCTGGATCGCGCCGGCCGAGTGCACCGAGGTGCGGGTGACGCTCACGGACAACGAGCGGCTGCTCTACGCGACGGCCGAGCCGGAGGAGCGGTACAAGCTCTGTTCGACGGCCAGGACGAAGATCCCGGTCGTCAAACGGGTGCTGGACCAGCACCCCGACGAGCCGGCCCTGGTGATCGGTGCTTACCTGGACCAGCTCGACGAGCTGGGCGAGGAGCTGGGGGCGCCGGTGATCAAGGGGTCGACGAAGAACAAGGAGCGCGAGGAGCTGTTCGACAAGTTCCGCAACGGCGAGCTCAGGACGCTGGTCGTGTCCAAGGTCGCCAACTTCTCCATCGACCTGCCGGAGGCGTCGGTCGCGGTGCAGGTCAGCGGCACGTTCGGCAGCCGGCAGGAGGAGGCCCAGCGCCTGGGACGCCTGCTGCGGCCCAAGGGCGACGGCAGGCAGGCGCACTTCTACTCGGTGGTCGCGCGGGACACCCTCGACACCGAGTACGCGGCGCACCGGCAGCGGTTCCTGGCCGAGCAGGGGTACGCCTACAAGATCGTCGACGCGGACGACCTGGTCGGATGA
- a CDS encoding phosphonatase-like hydrolase, with protein sequence MNVDLVVLDIAGTTVQEHGLVYRALADTVEAAGGTPADVGRWMGADKHEAISSMLGRSDVDTEFADFHVRLRKLYAETPPTPLPGVPEAVAQLRSAGVKVALTTGFDRPVVDGLLDVLGWREDVLDAVVCVDDVPAGRPAPYMVFRAMELCGARDVRRVLTAGDTVRDLEAGTNAGAGYVVGVLSGSQTAEELGAVRHTHLLPSVASLPTLLA encoded by the coding sequence GTGAACGTCGACCTGGTCGTGCTGGACATCGCGGGCACCACCGTGCAGGAGCACGGGCTGGTGTACCGGGCGCTGGCCGACACCGTTGAAGCGGCGGGGGGAACGCCCGCGGACGTCGGCCGCTGGATGGGCGCCGACAAGCACGAGGCGATCTCGTCGATGCTCGGTCGGTCCGATGTGGACACCGAGTTCGCCGACTTCCACGTGCGGTTGCGGAAGCTGTACGCCGAGACGCCGCCGACGCCGTTGCCCGGCGTCCCGGAGGCGGTGGCGCAGCTGCGTTCCGCTGGGGTGAAGGTGGCCCTGACGACCGGCTTCGACCGCCCGGTCGTCGACGGCCTGCTGGACGTGCTGGGCTGGCGCGAGGACGTGCTGGACGCCGTGGTGTGCGTGGACGACGTGCCCGCCGGCCGGCCCGCGCCGTACATGGTCTTCCGCGCGATGGAGCTGTGCGGTGCCCGTGACGTGCGGCGCGTGCTGACCGCGGGCGACACCGTGCGCGACCTGGAGGCGGGCACGAACGCCGGTGCCGGCTACGTCGTCGGTGTCCTGTCCGGCAGCCAGACCGCTGAGGAACTGGGCGCCGTCCGCCACACCCACCTGCTGCCCAGCGTCGCCTCGCTCCCCACCCTGCTGGCTTAA
- a CDS encoding GntR family transcriptional regulator: METPLHERIAADLRRRIASGELAVGEPVPSESQLCAQWNASRAPVRQALTTLRAEGMIGGGRGKPAVVRRHTLSQPFETFLSFSSWAAGLGHVPGQRTLEIARRPATAEVADALGLDEGTQVVQLLRQRLIDGRPTMLERTTFVEPVGRLLFDFDCDSGSLYAYLGEQGVDMTVARHQIDAVAADETDSELLDVPVGSPLLRERRRASGVDGRPVEHSDDRYRPDLVSFSIENSQQAHPALLRDWRAS, encoded by the coding sequence ATGGAGACGCCCTTGCACGAACGCATCGCGGCCGATCTGCGCCGCCGGATCGCCTCCGGTGAGCTGGCCGTCGGCGAGCCGGTGCCGTCCGAGTCGCAGCTGTGCGCGCAGTGGAACGCCTCCCGCGCGCCCGTCCGGCAGGCGCTGACGACGTTGCGCGCCGAGGGCATGATCGGCGGCGGTCGCGGCAAGCCCGCGGTGGTGCGCAGGCACACGCTGTCGCAGCCGTTCGAGACGTTCCTGTCGTTCTCCAGCTGGGCGGCGGGCCTCGGACACGTGCCGGGCCAGCGAACCCTGGAGATCGCGCGCCGCCCGGCGACCGCCGAGGTGGCCGACGCGCTGGGGCTCGACGAGGGCACGCAGGTCGTGCAGCTGTTGCGACAGCGGCTGATCGACGGACGGCCGACGATGCTGGAGCGCACCACGTTCGTCGAACCGGTGGGGCGGCTGCTGTTCGACTTCGACTGCGACAGCGGGTCGCTCTACGCGTACCTGGGGGAGCAGGGCGTGGACATGACCGTGGCGCGGCACCAGATCGACGCCGTGGCGGCGGACGAGACGGACTCGGAGCTGCTGGACGTGCCGGTGGGGTCACCGCTGCTGCGCGAACGGCGGCGTGCGTCCGGTGTGGACGGCCGGCCGGTGGAGCACTCCGACGACCGCTACCGACCGGACCTGGTCAGCTTTTCGATCGAGAACTCCCAGCAGGCGCACCCGGCGCTGCTGCGGGACTGGAGGGCTTCGTGA
- a CDS encoding TIGR03364 family FAD-dependent oxidoreductase: MTSVDLVVVGAGVVGLAHAWHAARRGLSVAVVERDEHAVGASVRNFGHGCFTAQDGVAFEYAMAAREEWLKLAAEAGFWLRESGTVVVARHEDELAVLEEFQDVREIQLTDDLPVAGLKGAHLPLDIRVNPREAVHAIARLLAGRGVAFHWSTNVLTVEPGLVRTSRGEITCRAAVVAVGHDVDRFFPGLAERHEVLRCELRMLRVAHGGVVDPAVLTGFSMLRYDAFNRCPSTEKVRERLAHDHPELVEAGLNLMFTQLPDGSLTIGDTHHYGRTVEPHRPEHLDELVLTETARLLGVPSLHVLERWRGIYASAPEPFLTAAPAPLTRAVSVTSGIGMTTALGLAPAVLDDLLQEL, translated from the coding sequence ATGACAAGTGTGGACCTGGTGGTCGTCGGCGCGGGTGTCGTCGGGCTCGCGCACGCCTGGCACGCGGCGCGGCGGGGTCTGTCCGTCGCCGTGGTCGAGCGCGACGAGCACGCGGTCGGGGCTTCCGTGCGCAACTTCGGGCACGGCTGCTTCACCGCTCAGGACGGCGTGGCCTTCGAGTACGCGATGGCCGCGCGCGAGGAGTGGCTCAAGCTCGCCGCGGAAGCCGGTTTCTGGCTGCGCGAGTCCGGCACGGTCGTCGTCGCACGGCACGAGGACGAGCTCGCGGTCCTCGAAGAGTTCCAGGACGTCCGCGAGATCCAGCTGACCGACGACCTTCCCGTCGCCGGCCTCAAGGGCGCCCACCTGCCGTTGGACATCCGGGTCAACCCGCGTGAGGCCGTGCACGCGATCGCGCGGCTGCTGGCCGGGCGCGGGGTCGCGTTCCACTGGTCCACCAACGTCCTCACGGTCGAACCCGGCCTGGTCCGCACCAGTCGCGGTGAGATCACGTGCCGGGCCGCCGTCGTCGCCGTCGGGCACGACGTCGACCGGTTCTTCCCCGGCCTCGCCGAGCGGCACGAGGTGCTGCGCTGCGAGCTGCGGATGCTGCGCGTCGCGCACGGCGGCGTGGTCGACCCGGCCGTGCTGACCGGGTTCTCGATGCTGCGCTACGACGCGTTCAACCGCTGTCCCAGCACGGAGAAGGTGCGCGAACGGCTCGCGCACGACCACCCCGAGCTGGTCGAGGCCGGACTGAACCTGATGTTCACCCAGCTCCCCGACGGCTCGCTCACCATCGGCGACACCCACCACTACGGCCGCACGGTGGAACCGCACCGGCCGGAGCACCTCGACGAGCTGGTGCTCACCGAGACCGCGCGGCTGCTCGGCGTTCCCTCGCTGCACGTCCTCGAACGCTGGCGCGGCATCTACGCGTCGGCCCCAGAGCCTTTCCTGACCGCGGCGCCCGCTCCCCTCACCAGGGCCGTCTCGGTCACCTCCGGCATCGGCATGACCACCGCGCTCGGCCTCGCCCCGGCCGTGCTCGACGACCTCCTCCAGGAGCTGTGA
- a CDS encoding phosphate/phosphite/phosphonate ABC transporter substrate-binding protein → MKSPQTVLGALLAATLALTACGGTDSAAANGCPGDGKVRFGVEPYEAPDKLKPAYEVLAKALSAKLGCEVELQIVDDYAAEVLAMRNGKLDVAQFGPLGYVFASQKAGAQPVASFADGSGKLTSYTAGIWVAKDSPAQKIEDLRGKSLALSSVGSASGDALPRYGLKKHNVADVKLDYAGGHPEAMLALINGKVDAAEINSQQLASAKAAGTFDEGRFRQIWRSEPIPNDPITVRGDLDQAFKDKVRKALLELEPADVEKVGAFLDVTPPGPLVEVTNDTYKVLFDLANTLGLKEEDV, encoded by the coding sequence ATGAAGTCCCCCCAAACCGTTCTCGGCGCTCTCCTCGCCGCGACCCTCGCGCTGACCGCCTGTGGTGGCACGGACTCCGCGGCCGCCAACGGCTGCCCCGGCGACGGCAAGGTGCGCTTCGGCGTCGAGCCGTACGAGGCGCCCGACAAGCTCAAGCCGGCCTACGAGGTGCTCGCCAAGGCGCTCTCGGCGAAGCTCGGCTGCGAGGTCGAGCTGCAGATCGTCGACGACTACGCCGCCGAGGTGCTGGCGATGCGCAACGGCAAGCTCGACGTGGCCCAGTTCGGCCCGCTCGGGTACGTGTTCGCCTCACAGAAGGCCGGCGCGCAGCCGGTGGCGTCGTTCGCGGACGGCTCCGGCAAGCTCACCAGCTACACCGCCGGCATCTGGGTCGCGAAGGACTCGCCCGCGCAGAAGATCGAGGACCTGCGGGGCAAGTCGCTCGCGCTGAGCAGCGTCGGCAGCGCCTCCGGTGACGCGCTCCCCCGCTACGGCCTCAAGAAGCACAACGTCGCCGACGTGAAGCTCGACTACGCGGGCGGCCACCCCGAGGCGATGCTCGCGCTGATCAACGGCAAGGTCGACGCCGCCGAGATCAACAGCCAGCAGCTGGCGAGCGCCAAGGCCGCGGGCACGTTCGACGAGGGCAGGTTCCGGCAGATCTGGAGGTCGGAGCCGATCCCGAACGACCCGATCACCGTGCGCGGCGACCTCGACCAGGCGTTCAAGGACAAGGTGCGCAAGGCGTTGCTGGAGCTGGAGCCCGCGGACGTCGAGAAGGTCGGCGCGTTCCTGGACGTCACCCCGCCCGGACCGCTCGTCGAGGTCACCAACGACACCTACAAGGTGCTCTTCGACCTCGCGAACACCCTGGGCCTGAAGGAAGAGGACGTCTGA
- a CDS encoding phosphonate ABC transporter ATP-binding protein, with translation MLAIRGLRKSFGGRTVLDGFDLRVEDGEFVALLGPNGSGKSTALRCVVGLETPDGGEIDVTGSAAMVFQKIHLVGRRTALDNVCTGALARLSLRRSLLFPAEVREEAMRCLERVGLADRALEKCARLSGGQQQRVAVARALCQRANVILADEPVSALDPQAAVQVMELLGALAAEGMAVVAVLHQPELARTYAHRIVEMAA, from the coding sequence ATGCTGGCGATCCGCGGCCTGCGCAAGTCGTTCGGCGGCCGCACCGTGCTCGACGGGTTCGACCTGCGCGTCGAGGACGGCGAGTTCGTGGCGCTGCTCGGGCCCAACGGCTCCGGCAAGTCGACGGCGCTGCGGTGCGTGGTCGGGCTGGAGACGCCGGACGGCGGCGAGATCGACGTGACGGGGAGCGCCGCGATGGTGTTCCAGAAGATCCACCTGGTCGGGCGGCGGACCGCGCTCGACAACGTCTGCACGGGCGCGCTGGCCAGGCTGTCGCTGCGGCGGTCGCTGCTCTTCCCCGCCGAGGTGCGGGAGGAGGCCATGCGGTGCCTGGAGCGGGTGGGGCTCGCCGACCGTGCGCTGGAGAAGTGCGCGCGGCTGTCCGGTGGCCAGCAACAACGCGTGGCGGTCGCGCGGGCGTTGTGCCAGCGCGCCAACGTGATCCTCGCCGACGAGCCGGTGTCCGCGCTCGACCCGCAGGCGGCCGTGCAGGTGATGGAGCTGCTCGGCGCGCTGGCGGCGGAGGGCATGGCGGTCGTGGCCGTGCTGCACCAGCCGGAGCTCGCGCGGACCTACGCGCATCGGATCGTGGAGATGGCGGCATGA
- the phnE gene encoding phosphonate ABC transporter, permease protein PhnE, translated as MTTLEAPRVEVPKRRWPSAAVWVVTAVVVAVHVLAWQATEFSPGALISGWEGMADFLAESLPPDLSVLGKSLEAAVITLYIGLLGTTFSIPFALVLALLASRATTSAVWAQQAARGVLSFLRSVPDVVFALIFVTAVGLGPFAGVLALVFHNTGVMGKLWAEAMDESDRGPRDALRVTGASGPQIAVHAVLPTVLPSLAGLLLYRLDVNVRSSLVLGLVGAGGIGFLINQSIKLFRFDEMVTHILVVLLLVVVVDQASGWVRRRLGT; from the coding sequence ATGACGACCCTGGAAGCACCTCGCGTGGAGGTGCCGAAGCGCAGGTGGCCGTCGGCGGCCGTGTGGGTCGTGACGGCGGTCGTGGTCGCGGTGCACGTGCTGGCCTGGCAGGCGACGGAGTTCTCGCCCGGCGCGTTGATCTCGGGCTGGGAGGGCATGGCGGACTTCCTCGCCGAGTCCCTGCCGCCGGACCTCTCGGTGCTCGGCAAGTCGCTGGAAGCAGCGGTGATCACGCTCTACATCGGACTGCTCGGCACCACGTTCTCGATCCCGTTCGCGCTGGTGCTGGCGCTGCTGGCGTCTCGCGCGACGACGTCGGCGGTGTGGGCGCAGCAGGCGGCGCGTGGCGTGCTGTCGTTCCTGCGGTCGGTGCCGGACGTGGTGTTCGCGCTGATCTTCGTCACGGCGGTGGGGCTCGGGCCGTTCGCGGGCGTGCTGGCGCTGGTGTTCCACAACACCGGCGTGATGGGCAAGCTCTGGGCCGAGGCGATGGACGAGAGCGACCGCGGCCCGCGCGACGCCCTGCGCGTCACCGGTGCCTCCGGCCCGCAGATCGCCGTGCACGCGGTGCTGCCGACGGTCCTGCCGTCGCTGGCGGGCCTGCTGCTGTACCGGCTGGACGTGAACGTGCGGTCGTCGCTCGTGCTCGGGCTGGTCGGCGCGGGCGGGATCGGGTTCCTCATCAACCAGTCGATCAAGCTGTTCCGGTTCGACGAGATGGTCACGCACATCCTGGTCGTGCTGCTGCTGGTCGTGGTCGTTGACCAGGCCTCGGGGTGGGTGCGCAGGCGGCTCGGCACGTGA